The following are from one region of the Verrucomicrobiaceae bacterium genome:
- a CDS encoding choice-of-anchor K domain-containing protein, whose amino-acid sequence MMIAVIGVLAGVLVGYMYDDTSAIHRAKIESDVSTLNQMVGIYLADGGDLTGVTNAQAVLDKLKRTRTQADSRQHTGSASGRLLDPRMSVRMSSTLQDNRQVRAYWDSTKKRFALTQASSGSAINEFYLEESLAAKNYGTEPRRSMGIKYNGTNQGWVWTGAGTSPAPTAVEPTSFDTSGTNPASGFNPEESAPTTGPTTSTGSGGSGSGSGGTPPSVLPVPLITPAGAVFKYSEFPSSVTITSNGATAAVSKLIVDTGSGWTDFSSGGTFGPFASGQLIRAKNETLDSSLWVSSAQTEQRYYRLVQNFAGGGTTSWGNPTGGSNMIAPAAENGDPTSTFRHGNTRLDLGNGEFLDAGVQNVLSFTRSDFSAIEPNKWFKFGSMSMLNGTTFYDSEAAGVTLTTQLNLSAPLAQSVVAHINLGLVSTDNSSDRLASADIVEFRNATTDASVTIDGVKYTLELTWATLDPGAGVVQGNQFLIFEGSTARAEIRARFKSTPIIN is encoded by the coding sequence ATGATGATCGCCGTCATCGGGGTGCTCGCGGGAGTCCTAGTCGGATATATGTATGATGATACCAGCGCCATCCACCGCGCCAAAATAGAGTCAGATGTCTCCACTCTAAATCAAATGGTGGGCATCTATCTCGCTGATGGTGGCGACCTGACAGGAGTCACCAACGCCCAAGCGGTGCTCGATAAATTAAAGAGGACGCGCACCCAAGCAGATAGCCGCCAACACACTGGCAGTGCCTCTGGCCGCTTGCTGGACCCACGCATGAGTGTGCGCATGAGCTCCACATTGCAGGATAACAGGCAGGTGCGGGCCTATTGGGACTCGACGAAAAAGCGATTCGCACTCACCCAGGCATCCAGTGGATCGGCCATCAATGAATTCTACCTGGAAGAATCACTCGCGGCCAAAAACTACGGCACAGAGCCCCGCCGTAGCATGGGAATAAAGTACAATGGCACCAATCAAGGGTGGGTTTGGACAGGCGCAGGCACCTCACCAGCTCCGACTGCCGTGGAGCCAACGAGCTTTGATACCTCTGGGACAAATCCTGCGAGTGGATTCAATCCCGAAGAGTCAGCACCCACGACAGGGCCTACTACGAGCACAGGTAGTGGCGGTAGCGGCAGTGGCAGCGGTGGTACGCCGCCTTCGGTGTTGCCGGTACCTTTGATAACACCTGCTGGGGCCGTATTTAAATACTCCGAGTTCCCCTCATCTGTGACGATCACCAGCAATGGAGCCACTGCCGCCGTTTCGAAGCTCATCGTCGATACAGGATCAGGATGGACTGATTTTAGCAGTGGAGGCACTTTTGGACCTTTTGCCTCTGGGCAGCTCATCCGGGCAAAAAACGAAACGCTCGACTCCTCTCTATGGGTGAGCAGTGCCCAGACTGAGCAACGCTATTACCGCCTTGTGCAGAATTTCGCAGGTGGTGGCACCACTAGCTGGGGGAATCCTACTGGGGGCTCCAACATGATCGCACCAGCCGCAGAGAATGGAGATCCCACCTCCACATTCCGCCATGGGAACACCCGACTCGATCTAGGTAATGGGGAGTTCTTGGATGCAGGCGTTCAAAACGTCCTGTCCTTCACGCGGAGTGACTTCAGCGCCATCGAGCCGAATAAATGGTTTAAATTTGGCTCCATGAGCATGCTTAATGGTACCACTTTTTATGACAGTGAGGCCGCTGGTGTGACGCTGACCACACAGTTGAATCTCTCGGCTCCGCTCGCGCAGTCAGTGGTCGCACATATCAATTTGGGGCTCGTTAGCACGGATAACAGCAGTGACCGACTCGCCAGTGCAGACATCGTGGAGTTCCGCAATGCCACTACTGACGCCTCTGTGACCATCGATGGGGTGAAGTACACGCTGGAGCTCACCTGGGCCACGCTCGATCCTGGTGCGGGAGTCGTGCAGGGGAACCAGTTCCTCATCTTTGAGGGCTCCACTGCCCGCGCTGAAATCCGCGCACGCTTCAAAAGCACACCCATCATCAACTAA